The Candidatus Zixiibacteriota bacterium genome includes a window with the following:
- the prsK gene encoding PEP-CTERM system histidine kinase PrsK, which yields MQFWEEIFLIGSSLLIVLFAIGAQFGKGGRAGRLIFLLSAIALGWFFFRFQSVWPARVYEYFLFPHDLNLALSAIPLLWLAFSLVFAREDYMASISRYRIGLTLAFLTALFFAVMSLKYHFFVLERHDDGGVHIFLSRLGQYFLLYLIVISAMTMINFESTYRAGLGIYRRKLQGAVLSQAFLLVITLISCSLVLLGGEINRQYIAVFSLMTALSFGLIMVYFLRYEPQQSGVFVRTQAAYSSIGIIVIGFYLVLAGAVGKIIQLIGGDVRLFVSVLAAMLVFFALLALLLSRSIKERIKTAVDRTFHSGQLDFEEDLASFSEDIATIFDPEELTEKILTLLRDRIGIGKLYLFYTDTNQNALVMISPRHDDTFEDFTIPVNGYFADWIYRHGEAIITEELKRRIAGENRHLRELEVIEKRDISIALPLIAKRRLVGLMFLGPKASSQPFQHQEIQFISSIGHQFALALFSARLSEELMAARQIESFHKFTAFVLHDLKNSVSMLSMLLQNYEANMENPEFQKSAMTTIHGAVNRMQRVIEKLQTGDKEERFSFCDCNLSKIILSLEKRLELADLDNVEYERSLDMDKPVNCDPDKFEEVVRNLVLNALEAMKNGGKLSLRTFEQDNRAVLEVSDTGEGMSPEFVSKKLFKPFSTTKKKGLGIGLFQSREWIEKMNGKIVVKSNPGQGTTFSLLLPLENKNG from the coding sequence TTGCTGAGTGCGATTGCCCTGGGATGGTTTTTTTTTCGATTCCAGTCAGTCTGGCCCGCACGTGTTTACGAATACTTTCTTTTTCCGCATGATCTCAACCTGGCGCTTTCCGCGATTCCCCTTTTGTGGCTGGCGTTCTCGCTGGTGTTTGCCCGTGAGGATTACATGGCCTCAATATCACGTTACCGTATCGGTCTGACCCTGGCATTTTTAACTGCCTTGTTTTTCGCGGTGATGAGCCTGAAGTATCACTTTTTTGTTCTTGAGAGACATGACGATGGTGGAGTGCATATCTTCCTCTCACGCCTGGGTCAGTATTTCCTCCTGTACCTGATAGTGATTTCCGCCATGACCATGATCAATTTCGAGAGCACTTACAGGGCAGGTCTGGGGATATATCGCCGTAAACTTCAGGGCGCCGTCTTGTCACAGGCGTTTCTGCTGGTGATAACATTGATCTCATGCAGCCTGGTGCTGTTGGGTGGTGAGATCAATCGCCAGTATATTGCGGTTTTCTCGCTTATGACCGCTCTCAGCTTTGGTCTGATTATGGTCTATTTTTTGCGCTATGAACCCCAGCAGTCGGGTGTGTTCGTGCGCACGCAGGCCGCTTACTCATCGATAGGTATCATAGTAATCGGGTTTTACCTTGTGCTGGCCGGCGCAGTCGGCAAGATCATCCAGTTGATCGGTGGCGATGTGCGCCTGTTCGTAAGTGTGCTGGCGGCTATGCTGGTCTTCTTCGCGCTGTTGGCATTGCTTTTGTCGCGTTCAATTAAGGAGCGAATCAAGACCGCGGTCGACCGCACCTTTCATTCCGGACAACTCGATTTCGAGGAAGACCTGGCCAGCTTCTCTGAGGATATCGCCACCATCTTCGACCCGGAGGAGCTGACTGAAAAAATACTGACGCTTCTGCGTGACCGGATCGGGATAGGCAAGCTGTACCTGTTCTATACCGACACCAACCAGAACGCGCTGGTGATGATATCTCCGCGCCATGACGACACTTTTGAAGACTTCACGATACCAGTCAACGGTTATTTCGCCGACTGGATTTACCGTCACGGTGAGGCCATAATCACCGAGGAGCTCAAGCGCAGAATTGCAGGTGAGAACCGTCATCTGCGCGAACTGGAAGTTATCGAAAAAAGGGATATCTCAATCGCCCTGCCCCTGATCGCCAAACGGAGGCTTGTGGGATTGATGTTTCTCGGTCCCAAGGCTTCAAGCCAGCCATTTCAGCATCAGGAGATTCAGTTCATTTCCTCGATCGGACACCAGTTCGCGCTGGCATTGTTTTCGGCCCGCCTGTCCGAGGAGCTGATGGCCGCGCGCCAGATAGAATCATTTCACAAGTTTACTGCCTTCGTTCTTCATGATCTCAAAAATTCGGTTTCGATGCTGTCGATGTTGTTGCAGAATTACGAAGCCAATATGGAAAATCCCGAGTTTCAGAAATCAGCCATGACAACTATCCATGGGGCGGTCAACCGGATGCAGAGAGTGATTGAAAAACTGCAGACGGGGGACAAAGAAGAGCGCTTCAGTTTTTGTGATTGCAATTTATCAAAGATTATATTAAGCTTGGAAAAACGCCTTGAACTGGCCGATCTTGATAATGTGGAGTACGAACGTTCGCTCGATATGGACAAGCCTGTGAATTGCGACCCCGATAAATTTGAAGAAGTTGTTCGCAACCTCGTATTGAATGCGCTGGAGGCCATGAAAAACGGTGGTAAACTAAGCCTTCGAACTTTCGAACAGGATAATCGTGCGGTCCTGGAGGTCAGTGATACGGGTGAGGGGATGAGCCCGGAATTCGTTTCCAAGAAATTGTTCAAACCATTTTCTACCACCAAGAAAAAAGGTCTCGGTATCGGGCTGTTTCAATCGCGTGAATGGATTGAGAAAATGAACGGCAAGATCGTGGTAAAATCGAATCCCGGACAGGGAACGACATTCAGCCTGCTTCTGCCACTGGAAAATAAAAATGGATAA
- the prsR gene encoding PEP-CTERM-box response regulator transcription factor → MDKDKAKILIVDDEEGIRTQIQWSFASDYDICQAASYDEALKLAKIEKPDLVTLDIALTDLTDDLSGLKLLRKFLAIDPYMKIIMVTGNEEKEAALESVRLGAYDYYQKPIELEELKLIVSRALNMRHLELENLAMSKKLEKKQKYHEIIGSSQRMLEVFKLIEAVSKSDYAVLVTGESGTGKELTALAIHQNSNRKDKPFIAINCGAIPENLLESELFGHEKGAFTDAVAMKKGKFEYAHEGTLFLDEIGDLSLPLQVKLLRFLQDKKIERVGGKQMIDLDVRVVAATNADLKEKVNSRQFREDLFYRLSVITIEMPALRERGDDVVLLANVFLKRYAEENQKAGLTFTPQTIARIKDYHWPGNVRELENKLKRAVLLASDKKIKPEDLGFETDEKEDLRSLQEVREEAEREHLLKGLLRANWNISRASNLLGTSRTTLYDLMDKYKIKKS, encoded by the coding sequence ATGGATAAAGACAAAGCCAAAATATTAATAGTCGATGATGAAGAGGGTATTAGGACGCAGATTCAGTGGTCGTTTGCCAGTGATTACGATATCTGCCAGGCGGCCAGCTACGATGAGGCCCTGAAACTGGCTAAAATCGAGAAGCCGGATCTGGTCACCCTCGATATTGCCCTGACCGACCTGACTGACGATCTCTCGGGGCTGAAACTGTTGCGGAAGTTTTTGGCGATCGATCCCTACATGAAGATCATCATGGTCACCGGCAACGAGGAAAAAGAAGCCGCTTTAGAATCGGTCCGGCTGGGAGCCTACGATTACTACCAGAAACCGATTGAATTGGAAGAACTCAAGTTAATCGTCTCACGCGCTCTCAATATGCGTCATCTCGAGCTCGAGAATCTGGCGATGTCCAAAAAGCTCGAGAAGAAACAAAAGTATCATGAGATAATCGGATCCTCACAGCGGATGCTGGAGGTGTTCAAGCTGATCGAGGCTGTCTCTAAATCCGATTACGCTGTCCTGGTCACAGGGGAGTCAGGCACAGGAAAAGAATTGACGGCATTGGCAATTCATCAGAATTCCAACCGCAAAGACAAGCCCTTTATAGCCATCAATTGCGGCGCGATACCCGAAAACCTGCTCGAATCGGAACTGTTCGGCCATGAAAAAGGCGCGTTCACCGATGCGGTAGCTATGAAAAAAGGCAAGTTCGAGTACGCTCATGAGGGCACATTATTTTTAGATGAGATCGGTGATCTTTCGCTTCCGCTCCAGGTGAAGTTGCTCAGGTTCCTGCAGGACAAGAAGATAGAGCGTGTCGGCGGCAAGCAGATGATCGACCTCGATGTGCGCGTGGTGGCGGCCACCAATGCTGACTTGAAAGAAAAAGTCAACAGCCGGCAGTTTCGCGAAGACCTTTTCTACCGGCTCAGCGTCATTACGATCGAGATGCCTGCTCTGCGCGAGCGGGGTGACGATGTGGTCCTTTTGGCCAATGTCTTTTTAAAACGGTACGCCGAGGAAAACCAGAAAGCGGGGCTGACGTTTACGCCCCAGACGATTGCCCGTATCAAGGATTACCATTGGCCCGGCAACGTGCGCGAGCTCGAAAACAAGCTCAAGCGCGCGGTTTTGCTGGCGTCTGACAAAAAGATCAAGCCGGAGGATCTCGGTTTTGAGACCGATGAGAAGGAAGACCTGCGAAGCCTCCAGGAAGTCCGTGAGGAAGCTGAACGAGAGCATCTTCTCAAGGGGCTTTTGCGTGCCAACTGGAATATATCACGGGCCTCGAACCTGCTGGGAACCTCGCGTACGACCCTGTATGACCTGATGGATAAATACAAGATCAAGAAATCCTGA
- a CDS encoding response regulator has protein sequence MKNILLVDDDPTVSETLLGLFDQSEYNFHHLEDGDRALNFIENNNPDLVLLDVNLPSISGLDILKEIKKRDSNLPVIIISGYVSTENAIQAMKEGAYEYITKPFQIERLMLTINKAMGDQLTGEPEIQSAEQPLIHSSEYEIVGKSPEIVEIAKMIGQVARSDAAVLIFGESGTGKELVARAIHRNSHRCENPFLSVNCAALPESLLESELFGHEKGSFTGAHSRKLGKFELANNGTLFLDEVGDMLPSTQSKLLRALQEQEFERVGGEQPVQVNVRVLAATNRSLVSAMKEGKFRVDLFYRLKVVSIFIPPLRERRSDIILLAEHFMNQYSHLASKTPKTLSTEAEEMLSKYHWPGNVRELENNIHTAVVMSKNDTLQPEDFPIFAENGESVQVDFEEIKDDYARMFNDVLEPMMDKILNVSSGQVYYHLQSALEKVMISKTLHYVKSNQVKASEILGISRNTLRDRMQKYDLF, from the coding sequence ATGAAAAACATACTGTTAGTTGATGACGATCCCACAGTTTCTGAGACACTACTGGGGCTGTTTGACCAATCAGAGTACAATTTTCATCATCTCGAGGATGGTGACAGGGCGCTTAATTTCATAGAGAACAACAACCCTGACCTGGTACTTCTGGATGTCAACCTGCCCTCGATCTCGGGACTGGATATTCTCAAGGAGATCAAAAAGCGCGACTCCAATTTGCCGGTTATTATAATATCCGGATATGTATCAACGGAGAACGCGATCCAGGCCATGAAAGAAGGGGCCTATGAGTATATCACCAAGCCGTTTCAGATTGAACGGCTGATGCTTACTATAAACAAGGCTATGGGTGATCAGCTGACCGGCGAGCCAGAAATCCAGTCGGCGGAACAGCCTTTGATTCACAGCAGTGAGTATGAGATCGTCGGGAAATCTCCTGAAATCGTCGAAATCGCCAAGATGATCGGCCAGGTGGCCCGTTCCGATGCCGCAGTATTGATTTTTGGTGAATCCGGTACCGGCAAAGAGCTGGTGGCGCGGGCCATTCATCGCAATTCCCATCGTTGTGAAAACCCATTTCTGTCGGTTAACTGTGCCGCTCTTCCGGAATCGCTTCTGGAATCGGAACTGTTCGGTCATGAAAAAGGCTCGTTCACCGGAGCCCATTCGCGTAAACTTGGGAAATTCGAGCTGGCCAACAACGGCACTCTGTTTTTGGATGAGGTCGGCGATATGCTCCCATCCACGCAGTCCAAGCTTTTGCGCGCGCTCCAGGAACAGGAATTCGAGCGGGTCGGTGGCGAACAGCCGGTACAGGTCAATGTGCGCGTGCTGGCCGCTACAAACCGTTCCCTGGTGAGCGCCATGAAAGAAGGCAAGTTCCGGGTCGACCTGTTCTACCGCCTCAAGGTCGTCTCGATTTTTATACCGCCATTGCGCGAACGGCGATCGGATATAATTCTTTTGGCCGAACATTTCATGAACCAGTACAGCCATCTCGCCAGCAAAACTCCAAAGACTCTATCGACCGAGGCGGAGGAGATGCTCTCCAAGTATCACTGGCCTGGCAATGTACGCGAGCTGGAAAACAATATCCACACCGCCGTGGTGATGAGCAAAAATGACACCCTTCAGCCGGAGGATTTCCCGATCTTCGCTGAAAACGGCGAAAGTGTGCAGGTCGACTTCGAGGAGATCAAAGACGATTACGCGCGTATGTTCAACGATGTGCTGGAGCCGATGATGGACAAGATTTTGAATGTCTCATCCGGCCAGGTCTATTACCACCTGCAATCCGCGCTTGAAAAAGTGATGATCTCCAAAACTTTGCATTATGTCAAATCCAACCAGGTCAAAGCCTCGGAAATACTGGGTATCTCCCGCAATACCCTGCGTGATCGTATGCAAAAGTACGATCTGTTTTAG
- a CDS encoding DUF87 domain-containing protein, giving the protein MTCKLRNIYRVDMTDRNESRQIGRITGKKVGELYFRVPYDYRVCIGDLALAEDEHDSKIRYYLRVVDISYGAEGADTGWFERTAGNLMLADMAGREETLFEKERRLYKIARCSLLGYLLSDKFYKPKTMPDHFARVRVPLQDDFRFLQSGHGDLEFARLRSGEDILDLPMGIPGSTVSSHIGLFATTGMGKSNLMKRFAGAILASGNIGLLIFDPHGEYYDGGGEDESRGLIHHPDARENLKIFSSRKRDGDISYDVLKISAYEIIPSDLSHIYEFSEAQEEALYALYFRFKDKWLVKLGEEEIADLATQITTHGGFAESTLGVLKRRAEYLLKQKFIHTDCKVSTSENIIKKLRFGKVVLVDSSSLTSRDELLVSSVICRNLFGEYRDLYAHPDRFGKTPRVLVVLEEAQRVLRKSGGKTNIFARMAREGRKFKLGICAITQQPKLIDEELLSQFNTFFILGLADESDRQIIRSSSKQDISDLSTEIQMLAPGEALITSPVVPFALPVKIDLYEDYLTNATERTEKSLKSETKIDTDFFD; this is encoded by the coding sequence ATGACCTGCAAACTTCGAAATATATACCGGGTTGATATGACAGACAGGAATGAATCCAGGCAGATCGGCCGGATAACCGGCAAAAAAGTAGGCGAACTCTATTTCAGGGTGCCCTATGATTACCGTGTTTGTATCGGCGACCTGGCCCTGGCCGAGGATGAGCATGATTCTAAGATTCGCTATTACCTTCGTGTGGTGGATATTTCCTACGGTGCTGAGGGTGCCGATACCGGCTGGTTTGAACGGACCGCCGGTAACCTGATGCTGGCTGATATGGCGGGGCGGGAGGAGACATTGTTTGAAAAAGAACGGCGTCTTTACAAGATTGCACGATGCAGTCTTTTGGGATATCTCCTTTCAGATAAATTCTATAAACCCAAGACCATGCCGGATCATTTCGCGCGTGTTCGAGTACCACTGCAGGATGATTTCCGGTTTCTGCAGAGCGGTCATGGCGACCTTGAATTTGCACGACTGCGTTCGGGCGAGGATATCCTCGATCTTCCGATGGGTATTCCCGGGTCTACCGTATCATCTCATATCGGGCTGTTCGCGACTACCGGCATGGGAAAGAGCAACCTGATGAAACGATTTGCCGGGGCCATCCTCGCGAGCGGGAATATCGGTCTGTTGATTTTCGATCCTCACGGTGAATATTATGACGGCGGGGGAGAGGATGAAAGCCGGGGATTGATTCATCATCCTGACGCCCGTGAGAACTTGAAGATCTTTTCATCGCGCAAACGTGACGGCGATATCTCCTACGATGTTCTGAAGATCTCCGCCTATGAGATAATACCGTCGGATCTGAGCCATATCTATGAATTCTCAGAGGCACAGGAAGAAGCTTTGTACGCGCTCTACTTCCGCTTCAAAGACAAATGGCTGGTAAAACTGGGCGAGGAGGAGATTGCCGATCTGGCGACGCAGATAACGACCCATGGCGGGTTCGCGGAATCGACTTTGGGAGTGCTCAAGAGACGCGCTGAATATCTATTGAAGCAGAAGTTTATTCATACCGACTGTAAAGTCTCGACTTCTGAAAATATCATCAAGAAACTCCGCTTTGGGAAAGTTGTGCTGGTTGATTCATCGAGTTTGACCTCCCGCGATGAACTGCTGGTAAGTTCGGTGATCTGCAGGAACCTGTTCGGCGAGTACCGCGATCTCTACGCCCATCCGGACAGATTCGGGAAAACTCCACGTGTGCTGGTGGTTTTGGAGGAGGCCCAGCGCGTGTTGCGTAAAAGCGGAGGCAAGACGAATATCTTTGCCCGCATGGCGCGTGAGGGGCGCAAGTTCAAGCTCGGCATCTGCGCTATCACCCAGCAACCCAAGCTGATCGATGAGGAGCTTCTTTCGCAGTTCAACACTTTCTTTATCCTGGGGCTGGCCGATGAAAGCGATCGGCAGATCATCAGGTCATCATCCAAACAGGACATCTCCGATCTCAGCACGGAAATCCAGATGCTGGCGCCGGGGGAGGCTTTGATCACTTCGCCAGTCGTGCCGTTCGCCCTGCCGGTCAAGATCGACCTGTACGAAGACTACCTGACAAATGCAACTGAGAGAACGGAAAAATCATTGAAATCCGAAACAAAAATCGATACAGATTTTTTTGATTAA